A genome region from Erigeron canadensis isolate Cc75 chromosome 3, C_canadensis_v1, whole genome shotgun sequence includes the following:
- the LOC122591623 gene encoding uncharacterized protein LOC122591623: MAEDMVHPFDRTIGESTRVIAPNRGSAIRPPTTGPNFNVKGNHLFRVEENQFDKVVKWDPYDHVEKFEKVCRLFKYGETQMPHVKLELFPLSLTGEAANWYKNLDENIFKTWEELREGFIKRFFPTQLVETMKLEIRAFKQLSGEDLVDAWKRLKELMRNCPGHDIRLNEHILIFFRSLDSRTQRELDWACGAGRTKPDLVKTGRRSVARVDSGGSNDVVAEIKALASHMDKQFASMDGRFGLIEKDLKTAVTGCDICGDKHYTEDCDKAPWNEEVAYVQNQYQPPFANQGLFQRNGAYQNRYQGNSNSNFNSNGAGNYRSTLGASSQGRNQGGPSVQPVEVVDPNAELRDLVKKFMVDQDKKNENYRTDITTLDDKMNQNIKSQQAAIKDLGVRLDRMGNSNRQQGSLPSNTQQNPKSFGSNDGGNKYQYPNVMNEHVNAITTRSGKVVISPISPPFSSATNVPMQVNSEDEEDEQVDEKIVVELNQAVKPPAVPLTSTTAVAIPVAKPAVVEPQVKPYKPKIPLPQRLKKDKLKEQYEMRNYANFIKDLVTDKRKLRLLS; the protein is encoded by the exons ATGGCCGAAGACATGGTTCATCCGTTTGATAGGACTATTGGGGAGAGTACTCGAGTCATTGCACCTAATAGGGGCTCGGCTATTCGTCCTCCAACCACCGGTCCAAATTTCAATGTCAAGGGTAATCATTTGTTTCGGGTTGAGGAAAATCAGTTTGACAAGGTTGTTAAGTGGGATCCGTATGATCATGTGGAGAAGTTTGAAAAGGTTTGTCGATTGTTCAAGTATGGGGAGACTCAAATGCCACATGTTAAACTTGAATTGTTTCCGTTGTCTCTCACGGGAGAGGCGGCGAATTGGTATAAGAATCTCGATGAAAACATATTTAAGACATGGGAAGAGTTGAGGGAAGGATTCATTAAGCGGTTCTTTCCGActcaattggttgaaacaatgaagttgGAGATCCGGGCGTTTAAGCAACTTAGTGGTGAGGATTTGGTAGATGCTTGGAAAAGATTGAAGGAGTTGATGAGGAATTGTCCCGGGCATGATATTCGATTGAATGAgcacattcttattttcttccggAGTTTAGATAGCCGCACTCAAAGGGAATTGGATTGGGCTTGTGGAg CGGGTAGGACTAAACCAGATCTTGTGAAAacgggaagaagaagtgtggctCGGGTTGATAGTGGTGGAAGTAATGATGTTGTGGCTGAAATTAAGGCTTTGGCAAgtcacatggataagcaatttgCAAGTATGGATGGTAGGTTCGGGTTAATTGAAAAGGATTTGAAGACGGCAGTTACAGGATGTGATATTTGTGGTGATAAGCATTACACAGAAGATTGTGATAAAGCACCATGGAATGAAGAAGTTGcttatgttcaaaatcaatatcaaccaccGTTTGCAAATCAAGGGCTATTTCAAAGGAATGGAGCTTATCAAAACCGGTACCAaggtaattctaattctaattttaattctaatggtgcaGGAAACTATAGGTCTACATTGGGAGCTTCATCGCAAGGAAGAAATCAAGGAGGTCCTTCGGTTCAAccggttgaagttgttgatcctaatgccgagcttagGGATCTTGTTAAGAAGTTTATGGTTGATCAAGACAAGAAGAATGAGAACTACCGAACCGATATCACCACTTTGGATGAtaagatgaatcaaaatatcaaaagtcaacaagcGGCGATCAAGGATTTAGGAGTTAGGCTTGATAGAATGGGTAATTCTAATCGTCAACAAGGATCTTTGCCaagtaatacccaacaaaatcctaaGTCTTTCGGTTCAaatgatggaggtaataagtatcaaTACCCGAATGTTATGAATGAGCACGTaaatgccattactactcgATCCGGTAAAGTAGTTATTTCTCCTATTTCTCCTCCTTTTTCTAGTGCTACTAATGTTCCTATGCAGGTTAATAGTGAggacgaagaagatgaacaagttgatgAAAAGATTGTAGTGGAGTTGAACCAAGCCGTGAAACCACCGGCCGTTCCACTTACATCTACTACAGCAGTTGCTATACCGGTAGCTAAACCGGCGGTTGTTGAGCCTCAAGtcaagccatataagcctaagatTCCTTTgcctcaaagattgaagaaggaTAAGCTCAAAGAACAATAcg AGATGCGGAATTATGCCAATTTCATCAAGGATCTCGTAACAGACAAGAGGAAGCTAAGGCTACTTTCCTAA